The following proteins are encoded in a genomic region of Dialister hominis:
- a CDS encoding IS3 family transposase, with product MYSHEERLKAVKLHVDSGMGLKGIMRTLGYPHDIKVLRQWCREFKFSREIHEVDGFDDGYSLKQKTLAVKYFVNCGDLRRTIREIGYPSSTQRLKIWVEKYNLNENDHWQADQNPVKWGQDRQTGSSPLIQENPFEEIEIASNAIYKDLGFLEELFQRRLATMSKKDSEVTIESLKEEMQVLLRNMENLRKENKALLKANQSLGEKTKSLDEKCQTLAKEYKELGEQTLIKRIEYEALEIAAETIKKEEGISLKTLTNREKAIVIDALLSRSKYPLKKLLTVLNMAKASYFYQKSAMKAGDKYAEIRETIKDKFKKNRSVYGYRRIWLALRKDGKILSEKLVRRFMKEDHLVPYRKKAKKYSSYKGEISPAPNLVNRNFHADELGKLLLTDITEFHISAGKVYLSAITDVFDGKIVAWTIGTSPNAKLVNTMLVKAREALGDDKHPIVHSDRGIHYQWPGWIALMKKFGWTRSMSKKGCSPDNAACEGVFGRVKNEMFYNRSWIGVSIKEFIAYLDDYLHWYNEDRIKITLGGMSPVEYRESLGIM from the coding sequence ATGTATTCGCATGAAGAGCGCTTAAAGGCAGTCAAACTGCACGTCGATTCGGGCATGGGGCTCAAAGGCATTATGAGAACGCTCGGCTATCCTCACGACATAAAAGTGTTGCGTCAATGGTGCCGGGAATTCAAGTTCTCCAGAGAGATTCACGAAGTAGACGGATTTGATGACGGATATTCTCTCAAACAAAAAACATTAGCCGTCAAATACTTCGTAAATTGCGGCGATCTGCGGCGCACCATCAGGGAAATAGGCTATCCCAGCAGCACGCAGAGATTGAAAATATGGGTTGAGAAATACAACCTTAACGAAAACGATCATTGGCAAGCTGACCAGAACCCTGTAAAATGGGGGCAAGATCGACAGACGGGAAGCAGTCCACTGATTCAGGAGAATCCATTCGAAGAAATTGAGATAGCCTCTAACGCTATCTACAAGGACTTAGGCTTCCTCGAGGAATTGTTCCAAAGGAGGCTGGCAACAATGTCTAAAAAGGACTCGGAAGTAACGATTGAATCTTTAAAAGAAGAAATGCAAGTACTGCTTAGAAATATGGAAAACCTCCGCAAAGAGAATAAAGCATTGCTGAAAGCCAATCAGTCACTGGGAGAGAAGACGAAGTCTCTTGATGAAAAGTGCCAGACACTTGCGAAAGAGTATAAGGAGCTTGGCGAGCAGACTCTTATTAAACGGATCGAGTACGAAGCCCTCGAGATAGCTGCAGAAACAATAAAAAAAGAAGAGGGCATCAGTCTAAAAACACTGACCAATCGGGAAAAAGCCATCGTGATTGATGCCCTTCTGAGCCGCAGCAAGTATCCCCTGAAGAAACTGCTGACGGTGCTAAATATGGCTAAAGCCTCATATTTCTACCAGAAATCCGCTATGAAGGCGGGAGATAAATATGCGGAAATACGCGAAACCATCAAAGACAAATTTAAGAAGAACCGGTCGGTTTATGGTTACCGGAGAATCTGGTTAGCGCTCAGAAAAGATGGGAAAATTCTTTCTGAGAAGCTCGTCCGCCGCTTTATGAAAGAGGATCATCTGGTTCCATACCGCAAAAAAGCTAAAAAGTATAGCTCCTACAAAGGAGAAATTTCACCTGCCCCTAATCTCGTTAACAGGAATTTTCATGCCGACGAATTAGGAAAGCTGCTTCTCACAGATATTACGGAATTCCACATATCTGCAGGGAAAGTATACCTGTCAGCTATAACTGACGTCTTTGACGGCAAGATTGTCGCATGGACGATCGGCACGTCGCCGAATGCCAAACTGGTCAATACCATGCTGGTAAAAGCGAGAGAGGCCCTGGGCGATGACAAGCATCCTATCGTTCATTCAGACCGCGGTATACATTACCAATGGCCTGGATGGATCGCCTTGATGAAGAAATTCGGCTGGACAAGATCCATGTCGAAAAAAGGGTGCTCGCCGGATAATGCTGCTTGTGAAGGTGTCTTTGGAAGAGTAAAAAACGAAATGTTCTATAATAGAAGCTGGATAGGTGTATCCATTAAAGAATTCATAGCTTACCTAGACGATTATCTTCATTGGTATAATGAAGACCGAATTAAAATTACCTTGGGCGGCATGAGTCCAGTAGAATACAGAGAAAGCTTAGGGATAATGTAA
- a CDS encoding LysR family transcriptional regulator, with protein METRVLRYFLAVAQEGSVTRAARALHLTQPTLSRQIRELEEELGQTLFSRGGRELSLTREGLLLRQRAEEIVGLAEITEKEFRSLGEKTVSGDLSLGCGESKALSFVTDALKVLQDEHPLIIPHFFSGNGEIVMDRLDKGLLDFAVLMGAENTERYYSLPLPNHDTWGLLMDKDDPFAFRPLTSPLSLVWKKHQILSAPAEAFLAKIREAGEK; from the coding sequence TTGGAAACCCGTGTACTCCGTTATTTTCTTGCCGTCGCGCAGGAAGGAAGCGTGACGAGGGCGGCGCGGGCGCTGCACCTGACGCAGCCGACGCTTTCCCGCCAGATCAGAGAGCTTGAAGAAGAACTCGGGCAGACGCTCTTTTCAAGAGGCGGGCGCGAGCTGTCTTTAACGCGCGAAGGACTGCTCCTCCGGCAGCGGGCTGAGGAAATCGTGGGCTTGGCTGAGATCACGGAGAAGGAATTCCGTTCCCTTGGCGAGAAGACAGTAAGCGGCGATCTTTCCCTCGGCTGCGGGGAAAGCAAAGCGCTGTCCTTTGTGACAGATGCACTGAAAGTTCTGCAGGATGAGCACCCGCTGATCATTCCCCATTTCTTCAGCGGAAACGGAGAAATCGTCATGGACCGCCTCGACAAGGGCCTTCTTGATTTCGCCGTCCTCATGGGCGCGGAAAATACCGAGAGGTACTACTCCCTCCCTCTTCCAAACCATGACACATGGGGCCTTCTCATGGATAAGGATGATCCCTTCGCCTTCCGTCCCCTCACCTCGCCCCTTTCCCTCGTCTGGAAAAAACATCAGATCCTCTCCGCCCCGGCAGAAGCCTTCCTCGCAAAGATCCGGGAAGCAGGGGAGAAATAG
- the bioF gene encoding 8-amino-7-oxononanoate synthase, whose amino-acid sequence MKLENMGKVLDEIREGGRFRKVQDLRMVTASKGVRRDGSECIVFNSNDYLGMTHEQEVQEAARDAVRWGTGSGGARLTSGAVFELSDLEKELASFKHAEDAVIFNTGYMTNLGVLYALGGKDDIIFSDALNHASIVDGCRISRARTVIYPHSDMAALEELLKNTPVSGQRFIVTDGVFSMDGDIAPVPDLIRLKEKYNACLIVDDAHGVGVIGETGRGSAEHFHVSGIDIQVGTLSKALGAEGGYAAASREICDYLRNVSRPFIFSTSISAVTGMTALAALRLLEREPERFVGRLMENTRYMKEKLAEAGIPVEPSDTPIIPIILSEEEKTLAYASRCIEEGILLSAIRPPTVPAGTSRIRLTVTAAHTKEELDRAVAVMKAHFPLP is encoded by the coding sequence ATGAAACTTGAAAATATGGGAAAGGTGCTGGATGAAATCCGCGAAGGTGGGCGCTTCCGCAAAGTGCAGGATCTCCGCATGGTGACGGCGTCGAAGGGCGTCCGCCGCGACGGTTCGGAGTGCATTGTCTTTAATTCGAATGATTACCTTGGCATGACGCATGAACAGGAGGTCCAGGAAGCGGCCAGGGATGCCGTACGCTGGGGCACGGGCTCGGGCGGCGCGCGTCTGACATCGGGTGCTGTCTTTGAACTCTCGGATCTGGAAAAGGAGCTCGCTTCCTTCAAGCATGCGGAAGATGCCGTCATTTTCAATACAGGCTACATGACAAACCTGGGCGTCCTCTATGCCCTCGGCGGCAAGGACGATATCATTTTCTCGGACGCACTGAACCATGCTTCCATTGTCGACGGATGCAGGATTTCCCGCGCCCGCACGGTCATTTATCCGCATTCGGATATGGCTGCTCTGGAAGAACTTCTGAAGAATACGCCTGTGAGCGGGCAGCGTTTCATCGTGACAGACGGGGTGTTCTCGATGGACGGGGACATCGCGCCGGTCCCGGACCTGATCCGCCTTAAGGAAAAATACAATGCCTGCCTCATCGTCGATGATGCGCACGGCGTCGGCGTGATCGGCGAGACGGGAAGAGGCTCTGCGGAGCATTTCCACGTCTCTGGCATAGATATCCAGGTGGGGACGCTGTCCAAGGCGCTCGGTGCTGAGGGCGGCTATGCAGCTGCTTCAAGGGAAATCTGCGATTACCTGAGGAACGTTTCAAGGCCGTTCATTTTCTCTACGTCCATCTCAGCCGTGACCGGGATGACGGCGCTGGCAGCTTTACGCCTTCTGGAGCGCGAGCCGGAGCGCTTCGTGGGACGCTTGATGGAGAATACCCGGTACATGAAGGAGAAGCTGGCAGAAGCGGGGATTCCCGTAGAACCAAGCGACACTCCGATCATTCCCATCATACTGAGCGAAGAGGAAAAGACGCTCGCATACGCCTCCCGATGCATTGAGGAAGGCATCCTTCTCTCTGCTATCCGTCCGCCGACGGTGCCCGCCGGGACGAGCCGCATCCGCCTGACCGTGACCGCGGCTCACACGAAAGAAGAACTGGACCGCGCCGTTGCGGTCATGAAAGCGCATTTCCCCCTGCCCTAG
- a CDS encoding 3-dehydroquinate synthase family protein: protein MEKIHINLGSDSYDVHIESGLIDKAGSAIADLTGAEKAAVITEDTIDKLYGMRLVSSLEKAGIKAKMIVVPGTEKSRSLPIVNSIYGALADFGLGNDDILIALGGRIVGDVTGFAAATWHRGVRYIQFPTSVLSQIGSAIGGKVTLDITAGKNLVGMFYQPAAVYIDPSMAKSLPRRYLHNGLGEAVKLGCVADKDLFELFEKAGSDMDILRVLPEIIQRCVAIKAHYVEIDPGAKGERRILDFGHTIGGAIERCYRYDDAKITHGEATAIGMNLMTRRSELLGLTEQGTSERLEYVLKSLSLPTTVNIPDEILTAQMYKDKRITEGKIQLTLLKRIGEGFLHTVPVEELPRYVKTK, encoded by the coding sequence ATGGAAAAAATCCACATCAATCTGGGAAGCGATTCCTACGACGTCCACATTGAAAGCGGACTGATCGACAAAGCAGGCTCCGCCATCGCGGACCTGACCGGCGCTGAAAAAGCAGCCGTCATCACAGAAGACACCATCGACAAGCTGTACGGCATGCGTCTCGTCAGCTCACTGGAAAAAGCAGGCATCAAGGCGAAAATGATCGTCGTGCCGGGGACGGAAAAATCCCGCTCCCTTCCGATCGTCAACAGCATCTACGGAGCGCTGGCAGACTTCGGCCTTGGAAATGACGACATCCTGATCGCATTGGGCGGCCGCATCGTCGGCGACGTCACCGGATTTGCCGCAGCCACCTGGCACAGGGGCGTGCGCTACATCCAGTTCCCGACATCCGTCCTCTCGCAGATCGGAAGCGCCATCGGCGGAAAGGTCACCCTGGACATCACAGCCGGCAAGAACCTCGTAGGCATGTTCTACCAGCCTGCTGCCGTCTACATCGACCCCTCCATGGCGAAATCCCTCCCGCGCCGCTACCTCCACAACGGACTTGGCGAAGCTGTGAAACTGGGCTGCGTCGCTGACAAGGACCTCTTCGAACTCTTCGAAAAAGCAGGCTCTGACATGGACATCCTCCGCGTCCTTCCGGAAATCATCCAGAGATGCGTAGCCATCAAAGCCCACTATGTAGAAATCGACCCGGGCGCGAAAGGTGAACGCCGCATCCTTGACTTCGGCCATACCATCGGAGGCGCTATCGAACGCTGCTACCGCTATGACGATGCCAAGATCACCCACGGCGAAGCCACAGCCATCGGCATGAACCTCATGACCCGCCGCTCCGAACTCCTGGGCCTCACCGAGCAGGGCACCTCAGAACGCCTCGAATACGTCCTGAAATCCCTCTCCCTTCCGACGACTGTCAACATCCCGGATGAAATCCTCACCGCCCAGATGTACAAGGACAAACGCATCACCGAAGGAAAAATCCAGCTGACACTCCTCAAGAGAATCGGAGAAGGCTTCCTCCACACCGTACCCGTCGAAGAACTTCCAAGGTACGTGAAGACGAAATAA
- a CDS encoding radical SAM protein → MSRSVWLSTARGSSMPPWEGAWCRLPWRRRSGGISWQSPWKGIRRRWLISIFPSARRNASTAPFFQNGTNQDEEDRYIDHLVKDIEMGADSPRLSSAPIQAVFIGGGTPTSLSPENAGRLLSTIQRCLPLANDYELTFEGRVHDLVPEKMDVWFRNGVNRMSLGVQSFDTKVRQAVGRIDDGETVFSHLQELLSYNQCAVVIDLMYGLPYQTMDVWHKDVETLVESGIDGADLYQLNVFEHSDLNLAIQRGKLPPAAPTQVQSAMFSFGKNYLDAQGIQAPQFLPLGKEQQGAEPLQYAGPLRYAPLPLWLRGWRPCRRSFHHARPQASGL, encoded by the coding sequence ATGAGCCGCTCCGTCTGGCTTTCGACAGCAAGAGGGTCGTCCATGCCGCCATGGGAGGGAGCATGGTGCCGCCTCCCATGGCGCAGAAGGTCTGGCGGGATATCATGGCAAAGCCCGTGGAAGGGCATCCGACGCAGATGGCTTATATCCATATTCCCTTCTGCAAGACGAAATGCCTCTACTGCCCCCTTCTTCCAGAACGGGACGAACCAGGACGAAGAAGACCGCTACATCGACCATCTGGTAAAGGACATCGAGATGGGTGCGGATTCCCCGCGACTCTCCAGCGCGCCGATTCAGGCCGTATTCATCGGAGGCGGCACACCGACCTCCCTCTCTCCTGAAAATGCAGGCCGCCTTCTTTCCACGATCCAGAGATGTCTGCCGCTTGCCAATGACTACGAACTCACCTTCGAAGGCCGTGTGCATGACCTCGTCCCGGAGAAGATGGACGTATGGTTCAGAAACGGCGTGAACCGCATGTCGCTCGGCGTGCAGTCCTTCGATACGAAGGTCCGTCAGGCCGTGGGCCGCATCGACGACGGGGAGACGGTATTCTCCCACCTGCAGGAGCTTCTGTCCTACAACCAGTGCGCTGTCGTCATCGACCTCATGTACGGGCTGCCGTACCAAACGATGGACGTGTGGCACAAGGACGTGGAAACGCTCGTGGAATCGGGCATCGACGGTGCTGATCTCTACCAGCTGAATGTCTTTGAACACAGCGACCTCAATCTGGCCATCCAGAGAGGGAAACTCCCTCCGGCCGCACCGACGCAGGTGCAGTCTGCCATGTTCTCCTTCGGCAAGAATTACCTCGACGCACAAGGGATACAAGCGCCTCAGTTTCTGCCACTGGGCAAGGAACAACAGGGAGCGGAGCCTCTACAATACGCAGGCCCGCTTCGGTACGCACCTCTTCCCCTTTGGCTGCGGGGCTGGCGGCCATGTCGACGGTCTTTCCACCATGCTCGACCGCAGGCTTCCGGCCTATGA
- a CDS encoding nucleotide sugar dehydrogenase produces MKIAIAGTGYVGLSNAILLSQHHKVTAVDVIQEKVDMVNRKESPIVDDYIEDYLAHKDLDLTATMDGDSAYREADLIVIAAPTNYDTETNHFDTSAVEAILSQIQRVGSKAIVVIKSTIPIGYTQEISAVYPDLSILFAPEFLREGKALYDNLYPSRIIVGIPKGKEALRPEAEKFAALEQEGAVRENIPVLITGSSEAESIKLFSNTFLAIRVAYFNEIDTYAEEKGLKTADIIKGMGYDPRIGDFYNNPSFGYGGYCLPKDTRQLLSNFEGIPETMIRAVVDSNETRKSFIADRIAARNPKKAGIYRLIMKSGSDNFRSSAIQGVIERLRDKDIPLLIYEPSYKGDSFMGIPVTKDLQQLKDECDIILTNREEKDLEDVKDKVYTRDLFTRD; encoded by the coding sequence ATGAAAATCGCAATTGCAGGCACAGGCTACGTTGGCCTCTCCAATGCCATCCTCCTCTCCCAGCACCACAAGGTTACTGCCGTGGACGTCATCCAGGAAAAAGTGGATATGGTCAACAGGAAGGAATCCCCGATTGTCGACGATTACATCGAAGACTACCTGGCGCACAAGGATCTCGACCTCACCGCCACCATGGACGGTGACAGCGCATACAGGGAAGCAGACCTGATCGTCATCGCCGCTCCGACGAACTACGACACGGAGACGAACCACTTCGACACATCGGCCGTCGAAGCCATCCTCTCCCAGATCCAGCGCGTCGGTTCCAAGGCCATCGTCGTCATCAAATCCACCATTCCGATCGGATACACCCAGGAAATTTCTGCCGTCTATCCTGACCTTTCCATTCTCTTCGCACCGGAATTCCTCCGCGAAGGCAAAGCTCTCTACGACAACCTCTACCCGTCCCGCATCATCGTCGGGATCCCGAAAGGCAAAGAAGCCCTCCGCCCCGAAGCAGAAAAATTCGCAGCCCTGGAACAGGAAGGCGCCGTCCGCGAGAACATTCCGGTCCTCATCACAGGATCGTCTGAAGCAGAGTCCATCAAACTCTTCTCCAACACCTTCCTCGCCATCCGCGTCGCCTACTTCAATGAAATCGACACCTATGCCGAAGAAAAGGGCCTGAAGACCGCCGACATTATCAAAGGCATGGGCTACGACCCCAGAATCGGCGATTTCTACAACAATCCTTCCTTCGGCTACGGCGGATACTGCCTGCCGAAAGACACCCGCCAGCTCCTCTCGAACTTCGAAGGCATCCCGGAAACCATGATCCGCGCCGTCGTCGATTCCAACGAGACAAGGAAATCCTTCATCGCTGACCGCATTGCCGCCAGAAATCCGAAGAAAGCCGGCATCTACCGCCTCATCATGAAGAGCGGCAGCGACAACTTCCGCTCCTCCGCCATTCAGGGCGTCATCGAGCGTCTGAGGGACAAGGACATTCCCCTTCTCATCTACGAACCGTCTTACAAGGGAGACTCCTTCATGGGCATCCCCGTCACCAAAGACCTTCAGCAGCTCAAGGATGAATGCGACATCATCCTCACCAACCGCGAAGAAAAAGACCTCGAAGACGTCAAGGATAAAGTCTACACCAGAGACCTCTTTACCAGAGACTAA
- a CDS encoding DivIVA domain-containing protein — translation MITPMDIHNKQFTKATVRGYSEEEVNDFLNQIVADYERIYREHREMEEKLDQMKAKLANYEKISETMTATLQLAKDTAENVKKNARRNADILIANAKADSEKQIKDAQDYRRTLIHNMMQTEGNMKSYVGKIRKDLELALAAIDELDRMKAPLGDGAAQESFAEAETEAAEDEEK, via the coding sequence ATGATTACACCAATGGACATCCATAATAAGCAGTTCACGAAAGCCACCGTCCGTGGTTACAGCGAAGAGGAAGTCAATGATTTCCTGAACCAGATCGTCGCTGACTACGAACGCATTTACCGTGAACACCGCGAAATGGAAGAAAAACTTGACCAGATGAAAGCAAAACTGGCCAATTATGAAAAGATCTCCGAAACAATGACTGCCACCCTGCAGCTCGCCAAAGACACCGCTGAAAACGTGAAGAAGAACGCGCGCAGAAACGCAGACATCCTCATCGCCAACGCCAAGGCCGACAGCGAAAAGCAGATCAAAGACGCGCAGGACTACCGCCGCACCCTCATTCACAACATGATGCAGACCGAAGGCAACATGAAATCCTACGTAGGCAAGATCAGAAAAGACCTCGAACTCGCCCTCGCAGCAATCGATGAACTCGACCGCATGAAAGCCCCCCTCGGCGACGGCGCAGCACAGGAATCCTTCGCAGAAGCTGAAACAGAAGCAGCGGAAGACGAAGAAAAATAA
- a CDS encoding metal-dependent transcriptional regulator, producing MEVHEATEMYMKTILVLKKRLGTVRSIDVANEMGYSKPTISIAMKKFRQEGLITVDESNCIHLTEAGQTIAERIYERHQVLSYILESMGVSEKHALDDACKIEHDISDETFAALKKEYDRLKKEETQK from the coding sequence ATGGAAGTACATGAAGCAACGGAAATGTATATGAAGACGATCCTTGTATTGAAGAAGCGCCTTGGAACAGTGAGATCCATCGACGTGGCCAATGAAATGGGGTATTCCAAGCCCACGATCAGCATTGCCATGAAGAAATTTCGCCAGGAAGGCTTGATTACGGTGGATGAATCCAACTGCATCCATCTGACGGAGGCAGGACAGACGATCGCCGAGCGGATCTATGAAAGGCATCAGGTCCTTTCCTACATTCTGGAATCCATGGGCGTTTCCGAAAAGCACGCCCTCGACGATGCATGCAAGATCGAGCATGATATCAGCGATGAAACCTTTGCGGCCTTGAAGAAGGAATATGACAGGCTGAAAAAGGAAGAAACGCAGAAATAA
- a CDS encoding 6-carboxyhexanoate--CoA ligase codes for MLYSVKMRSSLGGTHGKGGRHISGAERIVSEDLVDETVISMMRRAREHERGCADFIQVKVEEVPDAAVSYCLMLPLYQIDTSEKSEGHRAAEAELIRAGVSPLAARRGIASLEALEDSMRGAIVMDAETGERLDGRGERGVRCSNMDSADTAEYEAKMRGKGLGGDHPREALVLASKVAHGPGTVAELCWSDDPDYVTGYVGSPLHGYGRITVMKDKGDPVGGRVFFVKHGTDVALYEDYMQNQTVLVRLSNET; via the coding sequence ATGTTGTACAGTGTGAAGATGCGTTCGAGCCTGGGCGGGACCCATGGCAAGGGCGGGCGCCACATTTCTGGAGCGGAGCGGATTGTTTCTGAGGATCTGGTGGATGAGACGGTGATTTCCATGATGCGCCGTGCAAGGGAGCATGAGAGAGGATGCGCGGATTTCATTCAGGTGAAGGTGGAAGAGGTGCCGGATGCGGCGGTTTCGTACTGCCTGATGCTTCCGCTTTACCAGATCGACACGAGCGAGAAGTCCGAGGGACACAGGGCAGCGGAGGCTGAGCTCATCCGCGCGGGTGTTTCTCCTTTGGCGGCCAGGCGGGGCATCGCTTCTCTGGAAGCACTGGAAGACAGCATGAGGGGCGCAATCGTGATGGATGCGGAGACGGGCGAAAGGCTCGATGGCCGCGGAGAGCGCGGGGTCCGCTGCAGCAATATGGACAGCGCTGACACGGCTGAGTATGAAGCAAAGATGCGCGGCAAGGGTCTTGGCGGCGATCATCCGCGTGAAGCGCTTGTCCTGGCATCGAAGGTGGCTCACGGACCCGGCACGGTAGCCGAGCTTTGCTGGTCGGATGATCCGGACTATGTGACGGGCTACGTCGGCTCGCCGCTTCACGGCTATGGCCGCATTACGGTGATGAAGGACAAGGGCGACCCGGTCGGCGGGCGCGTTTTCTTCGTGAAGCACGGGACAGATGTTGCTCTTTATGAAGACTATATGCAGAATCAGACGGTATTGGTGAGGTTATCAAATGAAACTTGA
- a CDS encoding MATE family efflux transporter, whose product MTNSYDKSYLKIALPAAFEGLFMILLASTDLIMVGTLGAFPIAAVSIFAQPRLVLLCFSRSLASSVTLLVSRKADEAGKEAASSIMKKSLTVCALLLGMLHILFFLFLEDILYLMGATPDYISLAMDYSVPALIATYFTSLTLILQAVQLGYGKTAVIMKTNVAGNIINVILSFILIFGIGPVPAMGVAGAAIGTVFATLFTLIATAAILRGDGFFAESSYVPDKDYFRQILPIFGSILSEQGSERAGMVIFSRMAAGLGPIPFAIHSVCMNICDIYWDFITGFGKASMVTAGQSCGRGSEEDWKAYKKSGMRLSFYMSCAVFVLTLIFRNEIFTIYSGDGIAPEAASIIMIFVAFVSFPEAYGVIGSSILRGSGRTAEVAAYSFFSVTLLRPIMTGLFLYGFGLGLTGVWMALVLDQMIRATCAIYFMRKLKARGWDRILADMA is encoded by the coding sequence ATGACCAATTCTTACGATAAATCCTATTTGAAAATCGCACTGCCGGCCGCCTTCGAAGGGCTCTTCATGATCCTTCTCGCCTCGACGGACCTCATCATGGTCGGCACGCTCGGAGCTTTCCCGATCGCAGCGGTCAGCATCTTCGCCCAGCCAAGGCTCGTACTCCTCTGCTTCTCAAGGTCGCTGGCCTCCTCGGTGACGCTCCTTGTTTCGAGAAAGGCAGACGAAGCAGGAAAAGAGGCGGCTTCTTCCATCATGAAGAAATCCCTCACCGTCTGCGCCCTGCTCCTCGGCATGCTCCACATCCTTTTCTTCCTTTTCCTGGAAGATATCCTTTACCTTATGGGAGCGACCCCTGATTACATTTCCCTGGCCATGGACTACAGCGTCCCGGCCCTCATTGCGACATACTTCACTTCACTGACGCTGATCCTCCAGGCCGTGCAGCTTGGCTATGGCAAGACGGCTGTCATCATGAAGACGAATGTGGCAGGAAATATCATCAACGTCATCCTGAGCTTCATCCTGATCTTCGGCATCGGCCCCGTCCCTGCGATGGGCGTCGCCGGAGCCGCAATCGGCACCGTCTTTGCCACCCTCTTCACCCTCATTGCGACAGCGGCAATCCTTAGGGGCGACGGATTCTTCGCCGAAAGCTCCTATGTCCCTGACAAGGATTATTTCCGCCAGATACTTCCAATCTTCGGCAGCATCCTTAGCGAGCAGGGCAGCGAAAGAGCCGGCATGGTCATCTTCTCCCGCATGGCGGCAGGCCTTGGCCCCATCCCCTTTGCCATCCACAGCGTCTGCATGAATATCTGCGACATTTACTGGGACTTCATCACAGGCTTCGGCAAGGCAAGCATGGTCACCGCCGGACAGTCCTGCGGCCGCGGCAGCGAAGAAGACTGGAAAGCATACAAGAAGAGCGGCATGCGCCTTTCCTTCTACATGTCCTGCGCCGTCTTCGTCCTGACGCTCATTTTCAGGAATGAAATCTTCACCATCTATTCCGGCGACGGCATCGCGCCTGAAGCCGCTTCCATCATCATGATCTTCGTAGCCTTCGTTTCCTTCCCGGAAGCCTACGGCGTCATCGGATCCTCCATCCTGCGCGGCAGCGGAAGGACAGCGGAAGTCGCTGCTTACTCCTTCTTCTCCGTGACACTTCTGCGCCCGATTATGACCGGCCTCTTCCTCTACGGCTTCGGCCTCGGCCTCACCGGCGTATGGATGGCACTCGTCCTCGACCAGATGATCCGCGCCACCTGCGCAATCTATTTCATGAGGAAACTCAAAGCCCGCGGCTGGGACAGGATCCTCGCCGATATGGCCTAA
- a CDS encoding flavodoxin family protein: protein MKSIVLYSTRTGNAKMVAEAIASALPEGTPCRNIREMNESLSDYDCVFMGFWVDKGTADDASRKVLENLHNRHVAVFATAGVNPASSHAQDCLKNGASLLPEGKKPAGTFICQGKVDPQLIEAMYKRFPADNPHGRNPESEARHKEASTHPDAADLENAAAFARNVMNFIQAEK, encoded by the coding sequence ATGAAAAGTATCGTTTTATATTCGACAAGGACCGGGAATGCGAAGATGGTGGCAGAGGCGATCGCTTCTGCGCTGCCGGAGGGGACGCCCTGCCGCAATATCCGCGAGATGAATGAGTCTCTCTCTGATTATGACTGCGTCTTCATGGGCTTCTGGGTCGACAAGGGCACGGCCGATGATGCATCCAGAAAGGTTCTGGAAAATCTCCATAACCGCCATGTGGCTGTCTTCGCGACGGCCGGCGTCAATCCGGCCAGCAGCCATGCACAGGACTGCCTCAAGAACGGCGCCTCCCTTCTTCCGGAAGGAAAGAAACCGGCAGGCACATTTATCTGCCAGGGCAAAGTCGATCCCCAGCTGATCGAAGCGATGTACAAGCGTTTCCCGGCAGACAATCCGCATGGAAGAAATCCGGAAAGCGAGGCGCGCCACAAGGAAGCTTCCACGCATCCGGATGCAGCAGACCTTGAAAATGCAGCCGCTTTTGCCCGGAATGTGATGAATTTCATCCAGGCTGAAAAGTAA